In Rissa tridactyla isolate bRisTri1 chromosome 2, bRisTri1.patW.cur.20221130, whole genome shotgun sequence, a single window of DNA contains:
- the LOC128904791 gene encoding gastrula zinc finger protein XlCGF26.1-like yields MHTVARPFSCPQCGQRFQLKQILVTHQKVHGREKHFGCADCGKRFSHKHKLLIHRRVHTGEKPFACSHCSHRFRQKYHLVRHQRIHTGERPFTCTRCPMTFSHKHALTDHQRVHTGERPFACTHCPKAFRKKTALTIHQRVHTGERPFACASCPMAFRHKNALTVHQRVHTGERPFACTHCPKAFRNKQTLMVHQRVHTGERPFACAGCSKTFRNKMDLTIHQRVHTGERPFTCTHCPKAFKDKKTLTDHQRVHTGERPFACTHCPKTFRDKKTLTIHQRVHSGERPFACTHCPKAFKDKTTLTNHQRVHTGERPFTCSQCSKAFRNKTALTVHELVHTGERPFACALCPKAFRHKKTLSDHQRVHTGERPFACPHCPKTFKHKNALTFHQRVHTRERPFTCTHCPQTFKHRNALIFQQGDNTIEKPYKCSKCSRICSQKQDLDCHQKVHQGLTACPEGSQRVEGGPSPVQERAESKPFL; encoded by the coding sequence ATGCACACAGTGGCACGGCCCTTCTCCTGCCCACAGTGTGGTCAACGGTTTCAGCTGAAGCAGATCCTGGTGACACACCAGAAGGTGCATGGCAGAGAGAAGCACTTTGGATGTGCCGACTGTGGAAAGCGCTTCAGTCATAAGCATAAACTGCTGATCCACCGGCGCGTACACACCGGTGAGAAGCCTTTCGCCTGCAGCCACTGCAGCCACCGCTTCAGGCAGAAGTACCACCTGGTCCGCCACCAGCGCatccacaccggggagcgccccttcacctgcacccgcTGCCCCATGACCTTCAGTCACAAGCATGCCCTCACTgaccaccagcgggtccacactggggagcgcccctttgcctgcacccactgccccaaggccttcaggAAAAAGACAGCCCTCACCATCCACCAGCGagtccacaccggggagcgcccctttgcctgtgccagctgccccATGGCCTTCAGGCACAAGAATGCCCTCACCGTtcaccagcgggtccacactggggagcgcccctttgcctgcacccactgccccaaggccttcaggAACAAGCAGACACTCATGgtccaccagcgggtccacactgGGGAACGCCCCTTTGCCTGCGCTGGCTGCTCCAAGACCTTCAGGAACAAGATGGATCTCACCatccaccagcgggtccacactgGGGAGCGCCCCTTCACCTGCACCCACTGCCCAAAGGCCTTCAAGGACAAGAAGACCCTCACCgaccaccagcgggtccacactgGGGAGCGCCCCTTCGCATGTACCCACTGTCCCAAGACCTTCAGGGACAAGAAGACCCTCACCatccaccagcgggtccacagcGGGGAGCGCCCCTTTGCCTGCACCCACTGCCCTAAGGCCTTCAAGGACAAGACGACCCTCACCAACCACCAGCGAGTCCACACTGGGGAGCGCCCCTTCACCTGTTCCCAGTGCTCCAAGGCCTTCAGAAACAAGACAGCCCTCACCGTCCATGAGTTGGTCCACACTGGGGAGCGCCCCTTTGCCTGTGCCCTCTGTCCCAAGGCCTTCAGGCACAAGAAGACCCTCAGTgaccaccagcgggtccacactgGGGAGCGCCCCTTCGCCTGCCCCCACTGCCCCAAGACCTTCAAGCACAAGAATGCTCTCACCTTCCACCAACGTGTCCACACCAGAGAGCGCCCATTTACCTGCACCCACTGCCCTCAGACCTTCAAACACAGGAACGCCCTCATCTTCCAGCAGGGGGACAACACTATCGAGAAGCCTTACAAGTGCAGCAAGTGCAGCAGGATCTGCAGTCAGAAGCAGGACCTGGATTGCCACCAGAAGGTGCACCAGGGCCTGACTGCATGTCCAGAGGGCAGCCAGCGGGTGGAAGGGGGTCCGTCCCCAGTGCAGGAGCGAGCAGAGTCAAAGCCCTTCTTGTGA
- the LOC128905123 gene encoding gastrula zinc finger protein XlCGF26.1-like has protein sequence MSVTFEDVAIYFCPEEWAELAGWQRRLYREVMLENYQAVAWLGWCAVKPEIICKMEREETPCVPECPGARRRHRSPEPADGDVPMWREDGEVPRGLPDPTTLLPGIPQRGGRRRGGMSAKLLSAQPPSGPPAPKRPHTCTECGKSFKKSWDLKNHQQIHTGARPFSCQQCGRSFRLKHILASHQKVHSGEKPFGCTDCGKHFAQKHQLLSHQRVHTDVKPFTCSHCGHCFRRKYHLVRHQSVHTGERPFACTRCPMAFRDKNGLTIHEQVHTGECRFTCAHCHKSFRNKTELTIHQRIHTGERPFACTRCPKSFMYKQTLIMHQRVHTGERPFACAHCPKVFRDKHALTEHQRVHTGERPFACAHCPKAFRDKKTLTEHQWIHTGERPFACTSCPKTFRDKRNLTIHQRVHTGERPFACTQCPKAFRDKQTLTNHQRVHTGERPFACTQCPKAFKDKQTLIVHERVHTEERPFTCAHCTKAFKRKKTLIVHQRIHTGECPFACTLCPEAFRHKKSLITHQLVHADEKPYKCPKTFNQMHDLHLHQQVNRSLPTVVEGGQQQGEGLSPV, from the exons ATGTCGGTGACGTTCGAGGACGTGGCCATCTACTTCTGCCCCGAGGAGTGGGCCGAGCTGGCGGGCTGGCAGCGGCGGCTCTACCgggaggtgatgctggagaaCTACCAGGCGGTGGCCTGGCTGG GCTGGTGCGCCGTCAAGCCGGAGATCATCTGCAAGATGGAGCGAGAAGAGACGCCGTGTGTGCCAGAGTGCCCTGGGGCGCGGCGGAGGCACCGCAGCCCTGAGCCAG cagacGGTGACGTCCCGATgtggagggaggatggggaggtcccCAGGGGGCTGCCAGACCCCACCACCCTGCTCCCGGGGATTCCTCAGCGAggcgggaggcggaggggaggcatgtcagcaaagctgctgtcaGCCCAACCCCCCTctggccccccagcccccaagaGACCCCACACCTGCACTGAGTGTGGGAAGAGCTTCAAAAAGAGCTGGGACCTGAAGAATCACCAGCAGATACACACGGGTGCACGGCCCTTCTCCTGCCAGCAGTGCGGCCGCAGCTTTCGGCTGAAGCACATCCTGGCGTCCCACCAGAAGGTGCACAGCGGGGAGAAGCCCTTTGGCTGCACTGACTGTGGGAAGCACTTCGCTCAGAAGCATCAGCTGCTGAGCCACCAGCGAGTGCACACCGACGTGAAGCCCTTCACCTGTAGCCACTGCGGCCACTGCTTCAGGCGAAAGTACCACTTGGTCCGCCACCAGAGcgtccacaccggggagcgccccttcgcCTGCACCCGCTGCCCCATGGCCTTCAGAGACAAGAATGGCCTCACCATCCATGAGCAGGTCCACACCGGGGAGTGCCGCTTCACCTGTGCCCACTGCCACAAGAGCTTCAGGAACAAGACAGAGCTCACCATCCACCAGCGGATCCACACTGGGGAGCGCCCCTTCGCCTGCACCCGCTGTCCCAAGAGCTTTATGTACAAGCAGACTCTCATCATGCACCAGCGGGTGCACACTGGGGAGCGCCCCTTTGCCTGCGCCCACTGCCCCAAAGTCTTCAGGGACAAGCATGCCCTCACTGaacaccagcgggtccacactgGGGAGCGCCCCTTTGCCTGTGCCCACTGCCCTAAAGCCTTCAGGGACAAGAAGACCCTCACTGAACACCAGTGGatccacaccggggagcgcccctttgcCTGCACGAGCTGCCCCAAGACCTTCAGGGACAAGAGGAACCTCACCatccaccagcgggtccacactgGGGAGCGCCCCTTCGCCTGCACCCAGTGCCCCAAGGCCTTCAGAGACAAGCAGACCCTCACCaaccaccagcgggtccacaccggggagcgcccctttgcCTGCACCCAgtgccccaaggccttcaaggACAAGCAGACCCTCATAGTCCATGAGCGGGTGCACACCGAGGAGCGCCCCTTCACCTGCGCCCACTGCACCAAGGCTTTCAAGCGAAAGAAGACCCTGATAGTCCACCAACGCATCCATACTGGGGAGTGCCCCTTCGCCTGCACCCTCTGCCCCGAGGCCTTCAGGCACAAGAAGTCCCTCATCACCCACCAGCTGGTCCATGCTGATGAGAAGCCCTACAAGTGCCCCAAGACCTTCAACCAGATGCATGACCTGCATTTACACCAGCAGGTGAATCGGAGCCTTCCGACAGTGGTGGAGGGTGGGCAGCAACAGGGGGAAGGTCTGTCCCCAGTGTGA